A region from the Medicago truncatula cultivar Jemalong A17 chromosome 6, MtrunA17r5.0-ANR, whole genome shotgun sequence genome encodes:
- the LOC25495745 gene encoding pectinesterase inhibitor 2, which produces MAHFLTLVVVFLFCVASSYAVNVVDVQAICKEAKDPSFCLTLLKSKPGGVGQDLNSLAQYTIDVLHTNVSNTVTLITKLIAQSGSDRNKQDHYKNCYSHFLLDGGALGEVVNAQQQLKAFDYYNVYTHMNAIATDVYDCLTGDESVHQDARVLSLYKDTSLLPKYVDVVGQIALIITNMVLILQK; this is translated from the coding sequence ATGGCTCATTTCTTAACCCTAGTTGTtgtgtttcttttttgtgttgCATCCTCCTATGCCGTTAATGTTGTTGATGTGCAAGCTATTTGCAAGGAAGCCAAAGACCCTTCTTTTTGTTTAACTCTTCTCAAATCAAAGCCAGGTGGTGTAGGTCAAGACCTCAATAGTCTTGCACAATACACCATTGACGTGCTTCATACCAATGTATCGAATACAGTCACTCTAATCACAAAACTAATCGCACAAAGTGGCAGTGATCGCAACAAACAAGACCATTACAAGAATTGTTATTCTCATTTTCTATTGGATGGAGGAGCTCTTGGTGAGGTTGTGAATGCCCAACAACAATTGAAGGCTTTTGATTATTATAATGTATACACTCATATGAATGCTATCGCGACCGATGTTTATGACTGCCTCACCGGAGATGAGAGTGTTCATCAGGATGCAAGGGTTTTATCTCTCTATAAAGATACATCTTTGCTTCCAaaatatgttgatgttgttggcCAAATTGCTCTTATTATCACAAATATGGTGTTGATATTACAAAAGTAG